One genomic region from Terriglobales bacterium encodes:
- a CDS encoding molybdenum cofactor biosynthesis protein MoaE codes for MSSSSLIALLRLFRLLSRILRQAMHVRVLLFGVLKDIFRRSEDSLELSSGDTVSDVLEHYRELAPDRASLFHSVALAVNQEYAAPDRRLQDGDEVALLPPVSGGLETPVRPGSYKCEIVRESIPTEQILQGTKHAEDGAVVVFEGIVRNRTRNRQTLFLDYEAYEPMALSQLNALAEKVLANYKIREIVIVHRLGRLEIGETSVLIVVASDHRAAAFDACRFAIDTLKRTVPIWKKEHFSNGVVWADGEPFPEELRVDRESPKGRV; via the coding sequence GTGAGTTCCTCGTCTCTCATCGCGCTGCTACGTCTTTTTCGACTACTCTCACGTATTCTTAGACAAGCCATGCATGTGCGCGTGCTGTTGTTCGGGGTACTCAAAGACATTTTCCGACGCAGTGAAGACTCGCTGGAACTGAGCTCGGGAGACACAGTTTCCGACGTATTGGAGCACTATCGCGAACTTGCTCCGGACAGGGCTAGCCTATTCCATTCCGTTGCTCTGGCAGTGAATCAAGAGTACGCCGCTCCGGATCGCCGCTTACAAGATGGTGATGAGGTTGCACTACTGCCACCAGTAAGTGGCGGTCTCGAAACGCCGGTGCGGCCGGGAAGTTACAAATGCGAGATCGTTCGGGAGAGTATTCCTACCGAGCAGATTCTGCAAGGCACTAAGCACGCGGAAGATGGTGCCGTAGTCGTCTTTGAGGGCATCGTTCGCAACCGCACACGCAATCGGCAGACGCTTTTTCTCGACTATGAAGCGTACGAACCTATGGCTCTCAGCCAGTTGAACGCCTTGGCGGAGAAGGTCCTCGCGAATTACAAGATCCGCGAGATTGTCATAGTCCATCGCCTTGGACGGCTTGAGATTGGGGAGACCAGCGTTCTGATTGTAGTTGCATCTGATCATCGTGCGGCCGCCTTTGATGCTTGTCGATTTGCCATTGACACCTTGAAACGAACGGTTCCCATTTGGAAAAAAGAGCACTTCAGCAATGGTGTGGTTTGGGCGGATGGTGAACCTTTTCCAGAAGAACTTCGAGTCGATCGGGAGTCTCCGAAGGGGCGCGTGTAA